ATAGAGGGCCGCTCGGCCATGCGAGCATAATGCGCGGCCAGTGCGGGATAATCGTCCAGTGGCGTTTCTGCGACCAGAGCAATTTGCATCATCACGCAGGCGATCGAAATGTCTGCAATCGAGACCGCTTCTTCGGCGCAGAATGTTTTTCCCGACAGTTCGGCATCGAGAAAGGCGAGCATTGGCGGAATGGCAGTCGCCCAGGTCTCGCGCGCTTTGGCGATATCGGGTTCTTTGCCCTGCGTGATTGAGAAGAAGATCGGGCGGAAAATGCCCAAACCCCCGCTCGCCGCGAGCGTGGTGTCGACATATTCTTCGATCATCAGCGCGCGGCCATGGGCAAAGGCATCGCGGCAATAAAGCGCGGGCTCGGGATGTTTGCGCTCCAAATAGGCGCAGATGGCCGAACTGTCGGCGATGGTGCCGGCGACGCCATCTGCTGCAATCGAGCGGTCACGCATCACCGGAATGCGCTTCATCGGCGAGATGTCGCGGAACCATTGCGGAGGATCGAAGACATTGACCGGCTCGACCTCGAAAGGAATGTCCTTTTCAATGCAAACCGCCGCGGCCTTGCGCACAAAAGGCGAAAGGGGGCTGCCATAGATGACGATGTCGGCTGCTTCTTCGGACATATTCGGGGAACTCCTGTTTGACGCCTTGATAGGGCGCGGATCGTTTGGGGCAACTGATTTGGCGCAAGTACTAGGCGCCTGATGCTGCCCGATGCTCTAGGTTGCAAATTGCAATCGCAATTGATTTTTCTGCGCAAAGGTCCAACTTGAAGGCCAAGAAAAATCATCGTTTGGATTCGAAAGAGGATTATCATGGTCACCCAGTACAAGAACCTTATCAACGGCGAGATGGTTGGCACCGACGAATGGCTCGACGTGGTCAACCCGGCAAACGAAGAGGTTGTGGGGCAAGTGCCATCCTGCGGCGCGGGCGATCTTGACCGGGCAGTGGCTGCGGCGCGTGCGGCATTCAAGACCTGGAAAAAGACCTCATTCGAAGAGCGTCAGGCAGCCTGCATGGCGATCTCGGGCGCGATCAAGGAAAATGCTGACGAGCTTTACCGCTTGCTGACTACCGAACAGGGCAAGCCGCACGAACAGGCCAAGGGCGAAATCTACGGCGCGGCTGGCATGTCGGCGGCGCAGGCTACGCTGAAACTCGAAGATGTCGTCAACGAAGACAGCGATGCTCGTCTGTCGCGCACTCGCCGCGTGCCGGTGGGTGTTGTTGGCGGAATCGTTCCATGGAACTTCCCCGTCATGATGGCGGTTCAGAAGATCGTTCCGGCGTTGATGAGCGGCTGCACCATTGTGCTCAAGCCTTCGCCCTTCACTCCGCTGACCACGCTTCGCATCGCCGAGCTGATCGCGGACAAGGTCCCGGCGGGTACGGTGAACATCATCACCGGCGAAGATTCGCTCGGGCCGCTGATTACCGCGCACCCTGATATCGACAAGATCACCTTCACCGGATCGACCGCGACGGGCAAGAAAATCATGGAGGGCGCCAGCAACGACCTCAAACGCATCACGCTCGAACTGGGCGGCAATGATGCCTCGATCGTTATGCCCGACGCTGACCCCAAGAAAGTGGCCGAGCAATTGTTCTGGTCCAGCTTTTCCAATGCCGGCCAAATCTGCGTCGCGGCGAAACGCATCTACATCCACGAAGACATCTATGACGAGCTGAGCGCGGCGCTTGCCGAATATGCCAAGACCGTTGTTGTTGGCGATGGCGCCCAGCAGGGCACCGGCGTGGGGCCGATCCAGAACAAGAAGCAGTATGACCGCGTGCTTGAGCTGATCCAGGACGCCAAAGACAATGGCTACAAATTCCTGACCGGCGGCGACAAAGATCCGTCCGGCACTGGCTATTACGTGCCGATCACGATCCTCGATAACCCGCCCGAAGACGCGCGGATTGTTGCTGAGGAGCAGTTCGGCCCAGTTATGCCGCTGATGAAATTCTCGACCGAGGAAGAAGTCATCCAGCGCGCCAATGCCAGCGAATATGGCCTCGCCGGAGCAGTCTGGACCGGCAACCCGGACAAAGGCGTCGAGATTGCCGAGCAACTCGAAACCGGAACCGTGTGGATCAACGAGTATCTGCACCTGTCGCCCTTCACCCCGTTTGGCGGGCATAAACAGTCGGGCTTTGGTGCGGAATATGGCCTCGATGGGCTCAAGGAATTCACCTATCCGCAGGTCATCACGGTCAAGAAAGACAACGTGCCGGCTTGATCCAGTCCGACCAAATCCCCCGAGTCGCAGCGTGACGCTGCGGGCATTTGGGGGGTTTAGTTGATAAAGCACATGCGTGGGCCCGGGCTTCCATAGGGAGGGCCGTGTCGGTGCGGGTCGATTCACTTTGCAAAGAGCCGATGCGAACTTAACATCCTGGCTTCATGTAGGAAAACCAGCGGTATAATGGCGCGCTAAAGGGGAGAGGCCGCATGCCCGATCATGGGAGCATCGCAACGTCCTTGCTAGATGAGGCGCGGAGGTCGGGCCTGTGATCGACGCAAACGAGCTTCTCGAAGGACTGGCCAAGACCTGCGCCCGTGCTGGAATGGAGCCGCCGCGCACGCCCCAAAGGCTGACCGGCGGTGCGACCATGGAAAGCTGGCACTTCCGCTCGGGCGATAGCGCATTCGTCCTGCGCCGCGCGCCCAGCCTCGAATTTATGGAAGGCCGCCCCTACGGCCACGATGTCGAGGCCGCGGTGATCCGCGCCGCGCACGCCGCCGGTGTCACCGCACCCGAAGTTGTGGCGGAACTGGTGCCCGACGACGGCATTGGTAGCGGCTTTGTCATGCGCGCTCTGTCCGGCACGCCCAATCCCAAAGAGATTTTGGCGATGGAGGACGCGGACGCCTTGCTGCGCGAGGCCGCGCGCGACCTCGCCCGCATCCACTCAGTCCCGCGTGAGGCCGTGCCCGAGGCCGTGCCGGTGATGGACTACCGGCAGGCTATCGCCGATCTGCGCGCGCAGTTCGAGGAGGCAGGCGGCGACCGCCCGATCATCGCGCTGGGCCTCAAATGGATGGAGGACAATTGTCCCGATCCTTGCGAGCCGGTGCTCAATCACGGCGATTACCGGATGGGCAATCTGCTCGCCGAGCCGGGCAAACTCACAGGCGTGCTCGATTGGGAACTGGCGCATTTCGGCGACCGGCACGAGGACTTGGCCTTTGGCTGCATGGCGGTGTGGCGCTTTGCCCGATACGACCGGCCCGCGCTGGGGCTGGGGTCGCTGGAGGATTATTTTGCCGCCTATGAGGCCGAGGCCGGTGTGAGCGTCGATCGCGACCGCTTCCGCTACTGGCTGGTGCACCGGACGGTATGGTGGGCGCTGGGTTGCCTCAAATGCGCCAAGGTGTGGCGCGATGGATCGGACCGGATGCTCGAACGCGTGGTCATCTCAAGGCGGACCAGCGAGCAGGAATTGGACCTGCTGATGCTGCTGGAGGAGGATGCGCCTGAGGAGGAACGCGAAGCATCATGCTATTTGGAAGAGACACAAGACAACCCCGGTGAGGCCATGAACGGCGAACTGGCTCAAGCTGTTTTGGAGTGGCTGGAAACCATCAAACCATTGATGAAGGGGCACGACCGTTTCCAACATGCCGTTGCCCGCAATGCTTTGAAGATGATCAGGCGAGATGAGGTTTATTGGACAAACCCGCTTGATTGGGAAAAGTCTAAGGCGATTCTTGCGGGGGAGATCACCTTGAACGTGCCCTTGGAACTGATGGAATTGCGTCAAAATGCTATCGAAAAGTGTGCGGCGGACTCCCCCAAATACCCGGCCCTTACATTAGCGAAAAAGCGATGGATCCTTCAGGAGGATGAATGAACATCGGCCCGACTTTGACCAGGCTTGCCGCGCCAGCGGTAAGCCCGCGCCCGCCCACCCCATGGTGGGCGCGTTCCGCACCCACCTGGGCAGGCGCTCCGAACCGTTCCAAGAAGACCGGAGACAACTAAATGGACTTCGCAATTCCCGCCGACCTGCAAGCCTATTTGGCCGAACTCGACGCCTTCATAGAAGCCGAGATCAAACCGCTCGAACAGCAGGACGACAATATCCGATTCTTCGACCACCGCCGCGAATATGCGCGCACTGATTTCGAGGCGGGCGGGTTGCCTCGCCCCGAATGGGAGGCGCTTTTGCGCGAGGCCACTGCGCGCTCGGACAAGGCCGGCCACTGGCGTTTCTCCGCGCCCAAGAAATATGGCGGCAAGGACGGCTCGAACCTCTGGATGGCGGTGATCCGCGAGCACTTTGCGCGGCAAGGTTTGGGCCTGCAAAATGACCTGCAAAACGAACACAGCATCGTCGGCAACTTCCCTTTCGTCGCGATGTTCGATCAATGGGGCACCGAGGATCAGAAGCATGAATTCATCACCGGCGGCTTTGAACGTAAGCGCCGGGTCGCCTTTGGCCTGACCGAACCCGATCACGGCTCTGACGCGACCCATATGGAGACGACCGCAGTGCGCGAGAGCCGCGACGGAGTCGATGGCTGGCTGATCAACGGCGAGAAGATGTGGATCACCGGCATGCATGTCGCCACGCATTGCGCGATGTTCTGCCGCACCGATGGCAAGGCCGGAGACGCGAGCGGGATCACCTGCTTCCTCGTCCCGAACCCGACCGAGGGCCTCACAATCGAGGAGTGGATGTGGACCTTCAACATGCCCACCGATCACCCGCGCCTTTCGGTGAAAGATGTGTGGGTGCCCGACAGCGCGATGCTGGGCGTCGAGGGACGCGGGCTGGCGCTCGCGCAAAGCTTCGTCCACCAGAACCGCATCAGGCAGGCGGCCAGCTCATGCGGCGCAGCGCAATTCTGCGTCGATGAGAGCGTGCGCTATGCGCGCACCCGCAAGCCCTTCGGCCAAGAGCTGTCGCGCAATCAGGCGATCCAGTTCCCGCTGGTGGAGCTGGCGACGCAGTGCGAGATGCTGCGCCTGCTGATCTTCAAGACCGCGTGGGAGATGGACAACATGCCGCATGAGGAGATCGAGCGGACGATCTCTGACAAGGTGAGCATGTGCAATTACTGGGCGAACCGGCTGGTCTGCGAAGCCGCCGACCGCGCGATGCAGGTCCATGGCGGCATCGGCTATTCGCGGCACAAGCCCTTCGAACACATCTACCGCCACCACCGCCGCTATCGTATCACCGAAGGCAGCGAGGAAATCCAGATGCGCAAAGTGGGGGCGTATCTGTTCGGCTATCTGGGGCCGAAACGAGGGATGTTTGGGTGAGTAGGCAGTTGCGATCAAATTTCGTTGTCGCAATTCTCATTGCTTTGGTTGCAGGCATCGTCTCAATCACAGCAAGTGACACTGAGAAAGAAAGGGTTTTTCAGGGAGTCTGGGTCGATGGATTTGAGATTGCCGCTTTCTTTGAGGGGGCATCTGCCACGGACATCCCTACACTACAGATGCCTTCCGACGGTTGGTTGACTTTCGATGAGGGGCAGTGGCCTTCTGAAGCCAGATCACCAAACTTGCCCAACTGGAATGAAACTGCATTCTTCGAAATTTCGTTCGTTGGCCAAAAAAAAGTCGGACGAGCGGGTCATATGGACCAGTATTTGGCAGAATTTACCGTCGAACGCCTCATTTCGATTGACCGAGTCGAGCCCGAAGACACTCGCCCCTAGCAATATTCTTTCGCGCCGCTAGTCTCCCGTTCCAATACAGGGAGAGACTCATGCGCCGCATCGCACGCACATTGACCGCCACACTTCTCGCAGGTTCCATGCTGGGAGCGCCTTCGCTGGCACTCGCGCAGGATGAGGACGAGGGCTGGGACGTCGAGGCTCCGCGCGGGGCGACAATCGAGCAGGTGCCGATCCAGACCGACGAAGCCACCTGGATGGATGTCGATGTCTCGCCTGACGGACGCATGATCGCCTTCACGGTGCTGGGTGATATCTACACCATGCCGATCGGCGGCGGCACGCCGAGACGGATTGCCGAGGGGCTGGCTTGGGAAGTGCAGCCGCGCTTTTCCCCCGATGGCAGCCGCATCGCCTTCACTTCGGATCGCGGGGGCGGCGACAATATCTGGGTGATGAATGTCGATGGCTCAGACAAGCGGCAAGTGACCGATGAGAGCTTCCGCCTGATGAACCAGCCCAGCTGGTCGCCCGATGGCCGCTTCATCATCGCCAAGAAGCACTTCACCACCCAGCGCTCTGCCGGGACTGGCGAGATCTGGATGTATCACGTCTCTGGCGGCGGCGGCGTCGCGATTGTCGAACGCGCGAATGAGAGCCAGCAAAAGGAGCTGGGCGAGCCGGTTTTCTCTCCCGATGGAGAGGCGATCTACTACACCCGCAACACGACGCCGGGGAACACCTTCATCTACGCGCAGGAC
This genomic window from uncultured Erythrobacter sp. contains:
- a CDS encoding glutathione S-transferase family protein, giving the protein MSEEAADIVIYGSPLSPFVRKAAAVCIEKDIPFEVEPVNVFDPPQWFRDISPMKRIPVMRDRSIAADGVAGTIADSSAICAYLERKHPEPALYCRDAFAHGRALMIEEYVDTTLAASGGLGIFRPIFFSITQGKEPDIAKARETWATAIPPMLAFLDAELSGKTFCAEEAVSIADISIACVMMQIALVAETPLDDYPALAAHYARMAERPSIAAPYAKAEAIVRKAMPDRAVIS
- a CDS encoding aldehyde dehydrogenase family protein, which produces MVTQYKNLINGEMVGTDEWLDVVNPANEEVVGQVPSCGAGDLDRAVAAARAAFKTWKKTSFEERQAACMAISGAIKENADELYRLLTTEQGKPHEQAKGEIYGAAGMSAAQATLKLEDVVNEDSDARLSRTRRVPVGVVGGIVPWNFPVMMAVQKIVPALMSGCTIVLKPSPFTPLTTLRIAELIADKVPAGTVNIITGEDSLGPLITAHPDIDKITFTGSTATGKKIMEGASNDLKRITLELGGNDASIVMPDADPKKVAEQLFWSSFSNAGQICVAAKRIYIHEDIYDELSAALAEYAKTVVVGDGAQQGTGVGPIQNKKQYDRVLELIQDAKDNGYKFLTGGDKDPSGTGYYVPITILDNPPEDARIVAEEQFGPVMPLMKFSTEEEVIQRANASEYGLAGAVWTGNPDKGVEIAEQLETGTVWINEYLHLSPFTPFGGHKQSGFGAEYGLDGLKEFTYPQVITVKKDNVPA
- a CDS encoding phosphotransferase family protein, which gives rise to MIDANELLEGLAKTCARAGMEPPRTPQRLTGGATMESWHFRSGDSAFVLRRAPSLEFMEGRPYGHDVEAAVIRAAHAAGVTAPEVVAELVPDDGIGSGFVMRALSGTPNPKEILAMEDADALLREAARDLARIHSVPREAVPEAVPVMDYRQAIADLRAQFEEAGGDRPIIALGLKWMEDNCPDPCEPVLNHGDYRMGNLLAEPGKLTGVLDWELAHFGDRHEDLAFGCMAVWRFARYDRPALGLGSLEDYFAAYEAEAGVSVDRDRFRYWLVHRTVWWALGCLKCAKVWRDGSDRMLERVVISRRTSEQELDLLMLLEEDAPEEEREASCYLEETQDNPGEAMNGELAQAVLEWLETIKPLMKGHDRFQHAVARNALKMIRRDEVYWTNPLDWEKSKAILAGEITLNVPLELMELRQNAIEKCAADSPKYPALTLAKKRWILQEDE
- a CDS encoding acyl-CoA dehydrogenase family protein produces the protein MDFAIPADLQAYLAELDAFIEAEIKPLEQQDDNIRFFDHRREYARTDFEAGGLPRPEWEALLREATARSDKAGHWRFSAPKKYGGKDGSNLWMAVIREHFARQGLGLQNDLQNEHSIVGNFPFVAMFDQWGTEDQKHEFITGGFERKRRVAFGLTEPDHGSDATHMETTAVRESRDGVDGWLINGEKMWITGMHVATHCAMFCRTDGKAGDASGITCFLVPNPTEGLTIEEWMWTFNMPTDHPRLSVKDVWVPDSAMLGVEGRGLALAQSFVHQNRIRQAASSCGAAQFCVDESVRYARTRKPFGQELSRNQAIQFPLVELATQCEMLRLLIFKTAWEMDNMPHEEIERTISDKVSMCNYWANRLVCEAADRAMQVHGGIGYSRHKPFEHIYRHHRRYRITEGSEEIQMRKVGAYLFGYLGPKRGMFG